The Altererythrobacter sp. ZODW24 genome window below encodes:
- a CDS encoding HU family DNA-binding protein, which produces MNKNDLISAVAESSGLSKSDSASAVEGVFGAIEKSLSKGDEVRLVGFGTFSVARRKASTGRNPRTGEPMQIKASNQPKFKAGKGLKDAVN; this is translated from the coding sequence ATGAACAAGAACGACCTGATCAGCGCAGTTGCCGAATCAAGCGGCCTTTCAAAAAGTGATTCCGCCAGCGCCGTTGAGGGCGTGTTTGGCGCGATTGAGAAGTCACTTTCAAAGGGTGACGAAGTTCGCCTGGTTGGTTTCGGAACGTTTTCCGTTGCTCGTCGCAAGGCTTCGACCGGTCGCAATCCGCGTACAGGTGAGCCGATGCAGATCAAGGCATCCAACCAGCCTAAGTTCAAAGCGGGCAAGGGCCTGAAAGACGCCGTCAACTAA
- the rlmB gene encoding 23S rRNA (guanosine(2251)-2'-O)-methyltransferase RlmB, with product MAKPERKRALRGRAGRMKGGRGSGRASTGQVRLWGRHAVEAALKNPDRKHQKLWATPEGIESLDGELPEHFPVEHASAADLGRLVARDAPHQGLVLECSPLDELHLEDVMHGAAERPLVVLDQVTDPHNVGAIIRSAAAFGAAAVVTQDRHAPPESGTLAKSASGALDTVPWVRVVNLARALEDMANAGYWRIGLAGEAEATLSEALPTGPVALVLGAEGPGMRANIAAHCDALAKLPITSAVESLNVSNAAAISLYAVAARGIETEGE from the coding sequence ATGGCTAAACCCGAACGGAAGCGCGCGCTAAGGGGCCGCGCTGGCCGCATGAAGGGCGGACGCGGCAGTGGAAGAGCCAGCACAGGCCAAGTGCGCCTTTGGGGCCGTCACGCTGTCGAAGCTGCGCTAAAAAACCCTGATCGCAAGCATCAAAAGCTGTGGGCGACGCCTGAAGGCATCGAGTCGTTAGATGGCGAATTGCCAGAACACTTCCCCGTCGAGCATGCATCTGCTGCAGATCTGGGACGGTTGGTTGCACGCGACGCACCGCATCAGGGCCTGGTGCTGGAATGTTCCCCGCTGGATGAACTCCATTTGGAGGATGTCATGCATGGCGCCGCAGAGCGTCCGCTTGTGGTGCTAGATCAGGTCACAGACCCGCATAATGTCGGCGCGATCATCCGGTCCGCAGCTGCATTTGGCGCAGCCGCCGTTGTTACGCAGGATCGCCACGCTCCGCCGGAATCGGGTACACTGGCCAAGTCGGCCTCGGGCGCTTTGGACACCGTGCCATGGGTCCGGGTGGTGAACCTCGCCCGCGCGCTAGAAGATATGGCCAACGCCGGATATTGGCGCATCGGCCTGGCGGGGGAAGCTGAGGCCACATTGTCCGAAGCTTTGCCGACTGGACCGGTAGCTTTGGTGCTCGGCGCCGAGGGGCCCGGCATGCGCGCGAACATCGCGGCGCACTGCGACGCGCTGGCTAAATTGCCAATTACTAGCGCCGTAGAAAGCCTGAATGTTTCCAATGCTGCAGCTATTTCCCTATATGCCGTTGCGGCACGAGGTATTGAAACCGAGGGGGAATGA
- a CDS encoding beta-ketoacyl-ACP synthase III, whose amino-acid sequence MDIEHTPVISGTGLFTPEESISNEELVASFNAFVERQNALHAEQIAAGEAEALHPSSVEFIEKASGIKARHVVDKASILDPDTMCPRLPERSNDELSIMAEIGVDACRQALKQAGRDVADVDAVLCAASNMQRGYPAMAIEIQQALGIDGFGFDMNVACSSATFGIQTAADYIRSGNAKSVLVVSPEITSGHLNWRDRDSHFIFGDVATAVLVESKAIAPAEHWEIVGTKLKTVFSNNIRNNFGFLNRTHPETAEDADKLFIQEGRKVFKEVVPMVAAMILEEAERLEIDPATLRRMWLHQANAGMNRLIAHRVLGHEANEDESPTVLDTYGNTSSAGSIIAFHKHSGDLAAGDTGLICSFGAGYSAGTVFVRKAA is encoded by the coding sequence ATGGATATAGAGCACACTCCCGTTATCTCCGGCACGGGCCTTTTTACTCCGGAAGAATCAATTTCAAACGAAGAGCTGGTCGCCAGCTTCAATGCTTTCGTTGAGCGGCAAAATGCCCTGCATGCTGAGCAGATCGCTGCCGGTGAAGCAGAGGCGTTGCACCCTAGCTCGGTCGAATTCATTGAGAAGGCGAGCGGTATCAAGGCGCGTCATGTCGTGGACAAGGCGTCTATTCTTGATCCCGACACCATGTGCCCGCGCTTGCCCGAACGCAGCAATGATGAATTGTCGATCATGGCTGAAATCGGTGTGGACGCCTGCAGGCAGGCCTTGAAACAGGCCGGGCGCGATGTTGCCGATGTTGATGCGGTTCTTTGTGCGGCATCCAATATGCAGCGCGGCTATCCAGCAATGGCGATTGAGATTCAGCAGGCACTGGGCATAGATGGCTTTGGCTTCGATATGAATGTCGCTTGTTCATCTGCGACTTTCGGCATCCAGACTGCAGCAGATTACATCCGTTCGGGCAACGCGAAGTCGGTGCTCGTCGTCAGCCCGGAGATCACCTCTGGTCATCTCAACTGGCGCGACCGTGATAGCCATTTCATCTTCGGTGATGTCGCGACAGCCGTGTTGGTCGAGAGCAAGGCCATCGCGCCCGCCGAGCATTGGGAAATTGTCGGCACCAAGCTCAAGACAGTGTTCTCGAACAACATCCGCAACAATTTTGGCTTCCTCAATCGCACCCATCCGGAAACTGCGGAGGACGCGGATAAGCTGTTTATTCAGGAAGGCCGCAAGGTCTTTAAGGAGGTCGTGCCGATGGTTGCGGCTATGATCCTGGAAGAGGCCGAACGGCTGGAGATTGATCCTGCAACGCTGCGCCGTATGTGGCTGCATCAGGCCAATGCCGGGATGAACCGTCTGATCGCACATCGCGTTCTGGGCCATGAGGCCAATGAGGACGAAAGCCCGACTGTGCTCGATACGTATGGCAATACGTCCAGCGCAGGATCAATTATCGCTTTCCATAAGCACAGCGGTGATTTGGCAGCTGGTGATACGGGGCTGATCTGCAGTTTTGGCGCAGGATATTCGGCGGGCACTGTGTTCGTGCGAAAGGCCGCTTGA
- a CDS encoding phosphatidylserine decarboxylase, with amino-acid sequence MAGDLLDNRGRGEAGWELPSIHPEGRKFGVISVGISLIFLLLLDWSIIGWPMLALSAGVFAFFRDPERVVPQSENSIVSPADGMVSLISEVSPPRELQTDDGSGARGLGSEPVTRISIFMSVFDVHINRAPIGGTVRRLFYIPGKFLNANLDKASEENERQHILIERNDGVAIGFTQIAGMVARRIVPFVKPGDILAAGQRVGLIRFGSRVDVYLPAGTDSKVLLGQKVIAGETVLAEIGEQKLIEGVSQ; translated from the coding sequence ATGGCAGGTGATTTATTAGACAACCGAGGCCGGGGTGAAGCCGGCTGGGAGTTGCCCTCGATCCATCCGGAAGGGCGCAAGTTTGGCGTCATTTCAGTAGGTATAAGCCTGATCTTCCTGCTGCTGCTGGATTGGTCAATCATTGGCTGGCCGATGTTGGCACTATCAGCAGGCGTATTCGCATTCTTCCGTGATCCAGAACGAGTGGTTCCGCAAAGCGAAAACTCGATTGTATCTCCGGCAGACGGAATGGTTTCGCTGATTAGTGAAGTCAGCCCTCCGCGAGAATTGCAGACTGATGATGGCAGCGGCGCCCGTGGGCTTGGCAGCGAGCCGGTTACGCGGATTTCGATATTCATGTCGGTATTCGATGTGCACATTAATCGTGCGCCGATTGGCGGGACCGTGCGCCGACTGTTCTATATCCCCGGTAAGTTTCTCAACGCCAATCTCGATAAGGCGAGCGAAGAGAATGAACGTCAGCATATTCTGATCGAGCGTAACGACGGAGTGGCTATCGGCTTCACCCAGATCGCTGGCATGGTTGCGCGGCGAATTGTTCCATTTGTGAAACCGGGCGATATTCTTGCTGCTGGTCAGCGGGTCGGGTTGATCCGTTTCGGCAGCCGCGTTGATGTCTATCTACCGGCAGGAACAGATTCGAAAGTACTGCTGGGCCAGAAAGTCATTGCGGGCGAAACCGTGTTGGCCGAAATCGGCGAGCAGAAGCTGATTGAGGGTGTAAGCCAATAA
- a CDS encoding phosphatidylcholine/phosphatidylserine synthase yields the protein MRKRRFGGRGLSLRSVVPNAITAAAMCSGLTGIRFAIVGNWEMCLFAIILAGVLDGIDGRIARLLKAQSRFGAELDSLADSLSFGMAPALIIYLWSLQDWPRFGWFACLAFALAATLRLARFNAQIDEDEQPHKSAGFLTGVPAPVGAGLAFLPFYLWIATDIEQFRDPILNAAWIAFMAFLMISNIATLSWSAIKPQRSIRLEMIFGIGILFAALLSEPWWTLVAICVGYLSLMPLGIIKYSRVKRQLEAEDILPPVAPLDVKQLPK from the coding sequence ATGCGGAAGCGACGGTTCGGCGGGCGCGGGCTGTCACTCCGCTCGGTTGTGCCCAATGCAATAACGGCAGCGGCTATGTGCTCGGGCCTAACCGGCATTCGCTTTGCTATTGTTGGTAATTGGGAAATGTGCCTCTTTGCGATCATTCTGGCTGGCGTGCTGGACGGAATTGATGGGCGGATTGCCCGCTTGCTTAAAGCGCAGTCCCGGTTTGGGGCCGAGCTGGACAGTCTGGCTGATTCCCTGTCGTTTGGCATGGCGCCAGCGCTGATTATCTATCTTTGGTCGCTGCAAGATTGGCCACGCTTTGGCTGGTTCGCTTGCCTTGCGTTCGCGCTGGCGGCCACTTTGCGTTTGGCGCGCTTCAATGCCCAGATCGACGAGGACGAACAACCGCACAAATCCGCTGGTTTTCTCACCGGCGTACCCGCGCCCGTTGGGGCAGGGTTGGCATTCCTGCCGTTCTACCTCTGGATTGCTACAGACATTGAGCAATTCCGCGACCCGATTCTCAACGCTGCCTGGATCGCTTTCATGGCGTTTTTGATGATTTCCAACATAGCGACGCTCAGTTGGTCGGCGATCAAGCCTCAACGAAGCATTCGTCTCGAAATGATTTTCGGTATCGGGATTCTCTTCGCGGCATTGCTTAGCGAGCCATGGTGGACGCTCGTCGCGATCTGCGTTGGCTATCTGTCTCTAATGCCGCTCGGCATAATCAAATATAGCCGGGTTAAGCGGCAACTTGAAGCTGAGGATATTCTGCCGCCTGTTGCACCGCTCGACGTGAAACAGCTGCCGAAATAG
- the rpsB gene encoding 30S ribosomal protein S2, protein MAAPTVTMQQLIEAGSHFGHQTHRWNPRMKPYIFGARNGVHIIDLSQTVPLFARALDFISSTVKSGGKVLFVGTKRQAQEPIAEAARASGQHFVNHRWLGGMLTNWKTISGSIKRLKTLEEQLGGEMSGLTKKETLQLTRERTKLELSLGGIRDMGGIPDVMIVIDANKEELAIKEANVLGIPVVAVLDTNVDPSGIAFPIPGNDDAARAIRLYCDAISEAARKGGDQGVVDSGADIGSMETPPAEAAAEASTQAPATA, encoded by the coding sequence ATGGCGGCACCTACCGTCACGATGCAGCAATTGATTGAAGCCGGATCACACTTCGGCCACCAAACCCACCGCTGGAACCCACGCATGAAGCCGTATATTTTCGGCGCGCGCAACGGTGTTCACATTATCGATCTGTCGCAGACCGTTCCGCTTTTCGCGCGTGCGCTCGACTTCATTTCGTCGACCGTAAAATCGGGCGGCAAGGTTCTGTTCGTTGGTACCAAGCGTCAGGCGCAAGAGCCTATCGCTGAAGCAGCCCGCGCTTCGGGCCAGCATTTCGTCAACCACCGTTGGCTGGGCGGCATGCTCACCAATTGGAAGACCATCAGCGGTTCGATCAAGCGTCTCAAGACACTTGAAGAACAGCTCGGCGGAGAAATGTCCGGTCTGACCAAGAAAGAGACCCTTCAGCTGACGCGCGAACGCACGAAGCTGGAACTGTCGCTTGGCGGTATCCGCGACATGGGCGGCATTCCTGACGTCATGATCGTCATCGATGCCAACAAGGAAGAGCTCGCAATTAAGGAAGCCAACGTTCTTGGTATTCCCGTGGTTGCCGTTCTCGACACCAATGTCGATCCAAGCGGTATCGCATTCCCGATCCCGGGCAATGACGATGCAGCACGCGCTATTCGCCTCTATTGCGATGCGATCAGCGAAGCGGCTCGTAAGGGCGGCGATCAGGGTGTGGTAGATTCGGGTGCCGATATCGGTTCCATGGAAACTCCACCGGCAGAAGCCGCAGCTGAAGCCTCCACTCAGGCCCCGGCTACGGCCTAA
- the tsf gene encoding translation elongation factor Ts, which yields MAAFSVADVKTLREKTGAGMMDAKKALTEAGGDIEAAVDALRAKGLATAQKKSSRTAAEGLVGVAVEGTKGVAVEVNSETDFVAKNDQFQAFVRNTTTAALGVAGDDVEALKGAAYPDGGTVADKLTDNVATIGENQQVRRMKTVSVSNGVVVPYVHNAAAPNLGKIGVLVALESEAGADVLETLGKQLAMHIAAAFPQALNAEGLDAELIARERSIAAEKAAESGKPENVQEKMVEGAVNKFAKENALLSQVFVMDNKTPIAQVVEAAGKAAGSAIVLKDYVRFQLGEGIEKEESDFAAEVAAAVGG from the coding sequence ATGGCTGCATTCTCAGTCGCTGACGTAAAAACACTGCGCGAAAAAACCGGCGCAGGCATGATGGACGCCAAGAAGGCGCTGACCGAAGCTGGCGGCGACATCGAAGCCGCTGTTGACGCATTACGCGCCAAGGGCCTCGCCACTGCACAGAAGAAGTCCAGCCGCACCGCGGCTGAAGGCCTCGTCGGCGTTGCCGTTGAAGGCACCAAGGGCGTTGCTGTCGAAGTGAACTCGGAAACAGACTTCGTTGCGAAGAACGACCAGTTCCAGGCATTCGTGCGCAACACCACCACCGCCGCGCTTGGCGTTGCGGGTGATGATGTTGAAGCGCTCAAGGGCGCTGCGTACCCGGATGGCGGTACCGTTGCTGACAAGCTGACCGACAACGTTGCGACCATTGGTGAAAACCAGCAAGTCCGCCGCATGAAGACGGTTTCTGTCTCGAACGGCGTTGTTGTTCCTTACGTCCATAACGCTGCTGCGCCGAACCTCGGCAAAATCGGCGTTCTGGTTGCGCTGGAAAGCGAAGCGGGCGCGGACGTTCTCGAAACGCTCGGCAAGCAGCTGGCGATGCACATCGCTGCCGCATTCCCGCAGGCGCTGAACGCTGAAGGCCTCGACGCTGAGCTGATCGCCCGTGAGCGTTCGATCGCTGCCGAAAAGGCTGCCGAAAGCGGCAAGCCTGAAAACGTGCAGGAAAAGATGGTTGAAGGCGCGGTGAACAAGTTCGCCAAGGAAAACGCGCTTCTCAGCCAGGTTTTCGTGATGGATAACAAGACACCTATCGCTCAGGTCGTGGAAGCTGCCGGCAAGGCCGCAGGCTCCGCAATCGTGCTGAAGGACTACGTCCGCTTCCAGCTCGGCGAAGGCATCGAAAAGGAAGAAAGCGACTTCGCAGCAGAAGTCGCAGCTGCTGTTGGCGGCTAA
- the pyrH gene encoding UMP kinase, whose protein sequence is MTLPASAPDYKRILLKLSGEVLMGEQDYGIDPAYVARLAEEVKAAKETGLEVCLVIGGGNIFRGVAGAARGLDRTTGDYMGMLATVMNALAMQNALEQIGVQTRVQSAIPMASVCEPYIRRRAERHLQKGRVVIFAAGTGNPFFTTDTGAALRAAEMGCDALLKGTSVDGVYDKDPKGNPDAVRFDTITYGQVLSDNLKVMDATAVALCRENSIPIVVFSIRERGNVAKVLKGESVQTIVQGGS, encoded by the coding sequence ATGACACTCCCTGCATCGGCCCCCGATTACAAGCGCATCTTGCTCAAACTCTCGGGCGAGGTGTTGATGGGCGAACAGGATTACGGGATTGACCCGGCTTACGTCGCGCGTCTCGCTGAAGAAGTGAAGGCGGCCAAGGAAACCGGCCTTGAAGTCTGTCTGGTTATCGGTGGCGGTAATATCTTTCGCGGTGTGGCCGGTGCTGCGCGCGGGCTCGACCGCACGACCGGCGATTACATGGGTATGCTCGCGACCGTGATGAATGCGCTCGCGATGCAAAATGCGCTGGAGCAGATCGGTGTGCAGACGCGGGTTCAGTCGGCCATTCCGATGGCTTCGGTGTGCGAGCCTTACATTCGCCGCCGTGCGGAGCGGCACTTGCAGAAGGGCCGCGTCGTGATCTTCGCAGCAGGCACGGGCAATCCGTTCTTCACGACCGACACTGGCGCTGCTTTGCGCGCTGCGGAAATGGGCTGCGACGCTTTGCTGAAAGGCACCAGCGTCGACGGGGTGTATGACAAAGACCCCAAGGGCAATCCCGACGCCGTGCGTTTCGACACAATCACTTATGGGCAAGTCCTGTCCGACAATCTTAAAGTTATGGACGCAACCGCCGTTGCGCTTTGCCGCGAAAACAGCATTCCTATCGTGGTCTTTTCGATCCGCGAGCGCGGCAATGTGGCCAAAGTGCTCAAAGGCGAAAGCGTCCAGACAATCGTTCAAGGGGGATCCTGA
- the frr gene encoding ribosome recycling factor, with protein sequence MAKYDKSDIERRMAGAVEALKSDLSGLRTGRANVTLLDPVMVEVYGALMPLNQVATVSAPEPRLLSVQVWDKGNVVQVEKGIAKAGLGLNPMTDGQNVRLPIPDLTEERRKELSKLAGQYGEKAKIAARNVRRDAMESLKDDEKAKEISEDERKRLEDEVQKMTDKYVGEIDAASEHKEKEIMTQ encoded by the coding sequence ATGGCCAAATACGATAAATCCGACATCGAACGCCGCATGGCGGGCGCCGTCGAAGCGCTGAAGAGCGACCTTTCCGGACTGCGAACCGGGCGCGCCAATGTGACCTTGCTCGATCCGGTGATGGTTGAAGTTTACGGCGCTTTGATGCCGCTCAATCAGGTGGCGACTGTGTCCGCCCCTGAACCGCGCCTGCTGAGCGTGCAGGTCTGGGACAAGGGCAATGTAGTTCAGGTCGAAAAGGGCATCGCCAAGGCGGGCCTTGGCCTTAACCCGATGACCGATGGCCAGAATGTCCGTTTGCCGATCCCCGATTTGACCGAGGAGCGCCGCAAGGAGCTGTCCAAGCTGGCCGGTCAATATGGCGAAAAAGCCAAGATTGCCGCGCGCAATGTGCGCCGCGATGCGATGGAATCGCTGAAGGATGACGAAAAGGCGAAGGAAATCTCCGAAGACGAGCGCAAGCGTCTCGAGGATGAAGTCCAGAAAATGACCGATAAATATGTCGGCGAAATCGATGCCGCTTCCGAGCATAAGGAAAAGGAAATCATGACCCAGTGA
- the uppS gene encoding polyprenyl diphosphate synthase, producing MATGSTPRAKHVAIIMDGNGRWAKRKHLPRAMGHQRGVEAVRKLVRNVEGMGIDCLTLYAFSSENWKRPAEEVSDLMGMLRKFIKSDLPEFIANDVRLKIIGDYKALEPDIVAQLEDALERTSKGSRILAVALNYGSQDEIVRAASAAAQAGEVTAESIAANLDTADLPPLDLLIRTSGEVRLSNFLLWQAAYAEMLFVDTLWPDFTPEHLQQALDNFADRERRYGGR from the coding sequence ATGGCAACTGGATCAACCCCGCGCGCAAAGCATGTCGCCATCATTATGGACGGCAATGGCCGCTGGGCGAAGCGCAAGCATTTGCCGCGCGCGATGGGGCATCAGCGCGGCGTCGAGGCGGTTCGCAAGCTTGTTCGCAACGTCGAAGGCATGGGCATCGATTGCCTGACGCTTTACGCTTTCTCGTCGGAGAACTGGAAGCGGCCTGCGGAAGAAGTCAGCGACCTGATGGGGATGCTCCGGAAGTTCATAAAATCGGACTTGCCTGAGTTCATTGCCAATGACGTTCGCTTGAAAATTATTGGCGATTACAAGGCGCTTGAACCGGACATTGTCGCGCAACTTGAAGATGCGCTTGAGCGCACTTCCAAGGGTTCGCGCATTCTGGCGGTGGCGCTGAATTACGGATCGCAGGACGAAATCGTCCGCGCTGCCAGCGCTGCGGCGCAGGCTGGCGAAGTTACTGCTGAGAGCATTGCGGCTAACCTAGACACCGCCGATCTGCCGCCGCTCGATCTGCTGATCCGCACAAGCGGCGAGGTTCGGCTTTCGAACTTCCTTCTGTGGCAAGCGGCCTATGCCGAAATGCTGTTTGTGGATACGCTGTGGCCCGACTTTACGCCTGAGCATTTGCAGCAAGCCTTAGACAATTTTGCCGACCGGGAGCGACGTTATGGTGGACGCTGA
- a CDS encoding phosphatidate cytidylyltransferase produces MVDAETVAPAKKPDLMVRAVSAIVMIAVLAVAVWQGDPLLGLFIYLVAAVCFVEFIMLVVKATQNVPFRLAAILAGAVYIGVAASVLADIDLLYFASAVGVVIFTDTFAYFFGRGIGGPKIAPKISPSKTWAGLLGGMIGAALFLSIIVLIYHYTIHYESFLELLEEASPEMIPAAIIGAVLAVVAQMGDFFQSWLKRKAGVKDSSKLIPGHGGIFDRIDGLLPVALVVGILANMAT; encoded by the coding sequence ATGGTGGACGCTGAAACAGTCGCCCCAGCTAAGAAACCAGACCTGATGGTGCGCGCTGTTTCCGCCATCGTGATGATCGCCGTGCTTGCTGTGGCGGTTTGGCAAGGTGATCCACTGCTGGGCCTGTTTATCTATCTGGTCGCTGCGGTGTGCTTTGTGGAGTTTATTATGCTGGTCGTGAAGGCGACGCAGAATGTGCCCTTCCGCCTCGCCGCGATCTTGGCGGGCGCGGTGTATATCGGCGTTGCGGCAAGCGTGCTGGCGGATATTGATCTGCTTTATTTTGCCTCTGCAGTCGGCGTCGTCATATTCACCGATACATTCGCCTATTTCTTCGGTCGCGGGATCGGCGGACCAAAGATTGCGCCCAAGATCAGCCCTTCCAAAACATGGGCAGGCCTGCTTGGCGGGATGATCGGCGCCGCGCTATTTCTGAGCATCATTGTGCTCATCTATCACTACACCATCCATTATGAGTCTTTCTTGGAACTGCTTGAAGAAGCATCGCCTGAGATGATTCCTGCAGCGATCATCGGGGCTGTGCTCGCCGTCGTGGCGCAGATGGGCGACTTCTTTCAGAGTTGGCTCAAACGTAAGGCGGGGGTGAAGGATTCTTCCAAACTGATCCCGGGGCACGGCGGAATTTTCGACCGGATTGATGGTCTGCTGCCGGTGGCGCTGGTTGTCGGTATTCTCGCCAATATGGCGACCTAA
- a CDS encoding 1-deoxy-D-xylulose-5-phosphate reductoisomerase, whose product MRSISILGATGSVGASTLDLIRSNREAWKVKALTANCNVSELAAMAREFSAELAVVADESCLAELREALSGSGIEVASGTQALCDAAAMGADVTLAAIVGCAGLAPTMAAIEQGGTIALANKEALVSAGDVMIASVKKYGATLLPVDSEHNAIFQCLAGDDLANVRWITLTASGGPFRTWTQAQLEQATPDQAVAHPNWDMGAKISVDSATMMNKGLEFIEAHHLFPVGMERLRIIVHPQSVVHSMVEYRDGSTLAQLGPSDMRVPIASTLAWPSRMDTDLEPMDLASIGSLDFEATDEARFPATRLAREAIKKGGAAPAVLNAANEVAVAAFLAGQIGFTRIAAEVERNLETTDEKAPASLEEVLAVDAATRRRAAELLERE is encoded by the coding sequence ATGCGTTCGATCTCCATCCTCGGTGCGACAGGCTCGGTAGGCGCATCGACGCTCGACCTGATCCGCAGCAACCGCGAGGCGTGGAAGGTCAAAGCCCTCACAGCCAATTGCAATGTCAGCGAACTTGCCGCGATGGCACGGGAATTTTCCGCTGAGCTGGCGGTAGTCGCGGATGAGAGCTGCCTTGCGGAATTGCGCGAGGCGCTGTCGGGCAGCGGTATCGAAGTGGCTAGCGGTACGCAGGCGCTTTGTGATGCTGCGGCAATGGGCGCAGATGTGACCTTGGCGGCAATTGTCGGATGCGCAGGCCTTGCGCCCACAATGGCGGCAATAGAGCAGGGCGGCACGATCGCTCTCGCCAACAAAGAAGCGCTCGTTTCGGCCGGCGATGTGATGATCGCTTCGGTCAAGAAATACGGCGCCACGCTGTTGCCTGTGGATAGCGAGCATAATGCGATCTTCCAGTGCCTCGCGGGCGATGATCTCGCCAATGTGCGCTGGATTACGCTGACGGCGAGTGGCGGCCCGTTCCGCACTTGGACGCAGGCACAGTTGGAACAGGCGACACCTGATCAAGCCGTGGCGCATCCGAATTGGGACATGGGCGCAAAAATCAGCGTCGATTCCGCCACGATGATGAACAAGGGCCTCGAGTTTATCGAGGCACATCACCTGTTTCCCGTCGGGATGGAGCGGCTCAGGATCATCGTCCACCCGCAGTCTGTTGTGCATTCCATGGTCGAGTACCGCGATGGATCGACACTGGCCCAGCTGGGCCCCTCTGACATGCGTGTGCCGATTGCCTCTACGCTGGCTTGGCCTTCGCGGATGGATACCGACCTTGAACCTATGGACCTCGCGTCTATCGGCTCACTCGACTTTGAAGCGACCGATGAAGCGCGTTTCCCTGCGACACGCTTGGCGCGCGAAGCGATTAAGAAGGGCGGAGCTGCGCCTGCTGTGTTAAACGCGGCCAACGAAGTCGCCGTTGCGGCTTTCCTGGCCGGTCAGATCGGGTTCACCCGGATTGCTGCAGAGGTAGAGCGCAACCTTGAAACGACCGATGAGAAAGCACCGGCCAGCCTTGAAGAAGTGCTGGCGGTCGATGCTGCGACGCGAAGACGCGCAGCGGAATTGCTGGAGAGAGAATAA
- the rseP gene encoding RIP metalloprotease RseP translates to MMILGFLLVLGPLVTVHELGHLLVGRIFGIKADAFSVGFGKELVGWNDKQGTRWKISALPLGGYVQFKGDMNPASIPDPDAGEVTDPENDGSFQFAALWKRALVVAAGPVTNLVVALAIFASFAMLYGKAVPADPEQENIVAKFAEVSAAREAGLQVGDRIVAIDGEELASFRELQRRILVYPGREIELTYLRDGETQNLPVKIGRFEQKDRFGNESTVGLIGIEAQPVERKFVKVGPVEAVSLAVTQSVDVLEMMVTGIVQIVSGDRSVKELGGPIKIAKFSGEQLSLGPDAFVWFAALISINLAFINLLPIPALDGGHLAFYAAEAIRRKPVGARGHELAYRTGVAFVLALMLFVTINDLASLPIFGR, encoded by the coding sequence ATGATGATCCTTGGGTTCCTGCTTGTGCTGGGGCCCTTGGTTACTGTTCACGAGCTTGGTCACCTGCTGGTGGGCCGCATCTTCGGCATCAAGGCTGATGCCTTTTCCGTAGGCTTCGGCAAGGAGCTGGTCGGCTGGAACGATAAGCAAGGCACGCGGTGGAAAATCTCGGCTTTGCCGTTGGGCGGCTACGTCCAGTTCAAGGGCGATATGAACCCCGCAAGTATTCCCGATCCGGACGCCGGTGAGGTGACTGATCCTGAAAACGACGGCAGTTTCCAGTTCGCCGCCCTGTGGAAACGGGCATTGGTTGTAGCAGCGGGGCCGGTTACCAACCTGGTCGTTGCGCTCGCAATCTTTGCATCCTTTGCGATGCTTTATGGCAAGGCTGTTCCTGCTGATCCTGAGCAAGAAAACATCGTTGCGAAGTTCGCAGAAGTTTCTGCTGCGCGCGAAGCTGGGCTGCAGGTCGGCGACCGAATCGTTGCCATCGACGGCGAGGAGTTGGCGAGCTTCCGCGAGTTGCAGCGACGCATTCTGGTGTATCCCGGCCGTGAGATTGAACTGACATATCTGCGCGATGGAGAAACACAGAACTTACCCGTCAAAATCGGGCGGTTCGAACAAAAAGACCGCTTTGGTAATGAGTCTACGGTCGGCCTGATCGGTATCGAGGCCCAGCCGGTGGAGCGCAAGTTTGTGAAGGTGGGGCCGGTCGAGGCAGTGTCGCTCGCAGTCACCCAAAGTGTCGACGTACTCGAGATGATGGTAACCGGCATTGTCCAGATCGTCAGCGGTGATCGATCAGTGAAGGAACTGGGCGGTCCGATAAAAATCGCGAAATTCTCAGGTGAACAGCTCAGCCTCGGGCCAGATGCCTTTGTCTGGTTCGCGGCGCTGATCTCAATTAACTTGGCATTCATTAACCTCCTGCCAATCCCTGCTCTCGACGGCGGGCACCTGGCTTTTTACGCGGCTGAAGCAATCCGCCGGAAGCCTGTAGGCGCACGTGGTCACGAACTGGCGTATCGCACCGGTGTGGCCTTTGTGCTGGCACTGATGCTCTTCGTCACAATTAACGATTTGGCCTCGCTCCCGATATTCGGGAGATAA